DNA from Desulfobulbaceae bacterium:
TGCCTTGGATAAAGAAGGGGTGACAGGCGTAGAGGTTAATGCCGTAGTTGGTGTTCTGTCGGCCCTGGGCCATGCAGATCCGGGAGGTAATCCGGTTGTCATTCAGGCCCAAGGCCTGCCCAACTTCCAGTGGCCAGCCGACCTCCTTGATCATGGCCACATCAGGCCAGAAGGAGAAGGCTGTCAGGTCACCGCCGTGCTGCTCTCCGTCGGCGCGGAGCGCCAGGCGGGTCAGCATCAGTTGTTCGTCGATCTGGGTCTGGCTGAAATCTTTAAAGGTATCAGGCAGACGGTAGACGCGAAGAAAATATTTATAGCGATCCTTGGCTTCGACCAGGGCTGGATTGACATCGAACTCGTGATCGTATTTGAGGGCGTAGCCGTTAGCCTCCATAAAGGCATTCAGCCGTTGCAGTGACGAATCAGTATGGGCGATGCCGGAGAGGATGGGATCACCGGCTTGGTACTTATAGTCGGCAAAATTCACCCCCCGGAGTAAGAGACCAAGACCGCTGCCGTCATACCCTTCCTGCATAGCCTCCATGGCCGAAATCACAGAATAGGGGGAGAACGGTGTGATGGCGGTCTTCATGGCAAGACGACACATGGTATTCTCCTTACAGTTTGATGAAACGATGAAAGGCACGCTGCCCGGTCAAAGTGACCGTCCACGTGCCTGATGGCGTTACGTTATTCAGTTTGGCATCATG
Protein-coding regions in this window:
- a CDS encoding glutamate synthase, whose translation is MCRLAMKTAITPFSPYSVISAMEAMQEGYDGSGLGLLLRGVNFADYKYQAGDPILSGIAHTDSSLQRLNAFMEANGYALKYDHEFDVNPALVEAKDRYKYFLRVYRLPDTFKDFSQTQIDEQLMLTRLALRADGEQHGGDLTAFSFWPDVAMIKEVGWPLEVGQALGLNDNRITSRICMAQGRQNTNYGINLYACHPFFIQGIATMTNGENTAFVPIREYLSGMHYPGYMGYQSDSEVFAHILHFVVNQLKLPLQAYKHVITPLKTDELLHHPQGAFLKGLRDACRRLIIDGPNCVMGTLPDETTIMVMDTKKMRPATIGGKPGEWALASEICGVDAMIPDRDKSLDFQPMRENTVIVPPDRQEYTIWSQFDQFPQHQAA